A stretch of the Vigna radiata var. radiata cultivar VC1973A chromosome 7, Vradiata_ver6, whole genome shotgun sequence genome encodes the following:
- the LOC106766548 gene encoding uncharacterized protein LOC106766548 gives MYQHMGTFLEEILGAVVLGDSYSGLNPKFEKKLIKVLADGNESSDGKVVVDEKNGKLVRILTNVNAKAYYKLYAKKLGHKEQSAKIGSFKEQRRRWSHPPLKLEIITSLCTK, from the exons ATGTATCAGCATATG GGCACGTTCTTGGAAGAAATTCTTGGCGCAGTTGTCTTGGGTGATAGCTATTCAGGTCTTAATCCAAAATTTGAGAAGAAGCTCATTAAAGTCTTGGCGGATGGTAATGAATCGAGTGATGGAAAAGTTGTGGTGgatgaaaaaaatggaaaattagtGAGAATTTTAACGAATGTGAATGCCAAAGCTTACTATAAATTGTATGCAAAGAAGCTTGGCCATAAGGAACAGTCAGCTAAGATAGGGAGTTTTAAGGAACAACGGAGAAGATGGAGTCATCCTCCGTTGAAATTAGAGATCATCACTTCACTGTGTACtaagtga